One segment of Niabella beijingensis DNA contains the following:
- a CDS encoding 3-oxoacyl-ACP synthase III family protein, producing the protein MNRTIIAGIGSYVPDNVVTNEELTQFMDTSDQWIQERTGIKERRYARRFEETTATIGAAAARVAMERAGVTAADIDFVIFATLSPDYFFPGCGVLVQRLLGLKDVGALDVRNQCSGFLYGLSVADQFIKTGMYRNILLIGAEVHSYAMDFSTRGRNVSVIFGDGAGAVILQSSQDKERGILSTHLHSDGSEAEVLSMPNPGFHSGVHRPEWKPPVPEQKYGGVFITQDLLDKEDFYPYMDGQAVFKKAVIKLPEVIQEALGANNYTPADLQLMIPHQANLRIAQFVQQTLKLRDDQVFNNIQKYGNTTAASIPLALCEAWENGRVKEKDLVCLAAFGSGFTWGSALLKW; encoded by the coding sequence ATGAATCGGACAATTATCGCCGGTATTGGTAGCTATGTGCCTGATAATGTGGTTACCAACGAAGAGCTGACCCAATTTATGGACACCAGTGATCAATGGATACAGGAGCGTACGGGTATCAAAGAACGGCGGTACGCCCGTCGTTTTGAAGAGACCACTGCAACCATCGGCGCCGCCGCTGCCAGGGTAGCCATGGAGCGTGCCGGTGTTACTGCAGCGGATATTGATTTTGTCATCTTTGCCACCCTTAGCCCCGATTATTTTTTTCCCGGCTGCGGAGTGCTGGTACAGCGCCTGCTGGGCCTGAAGGATGTAGGCGCCCTGGATGTGCGGAACCAGTGCAGTGGCTTTTTATACGGACTAAGCGTTGCCGATCAGTTTATCAAAACCGGTATGTACCGGAACATCCTGCTTATTGGTGCAGAAGTGCACTCTTATGCAATGGATTTCTCCACCCGCGGCCGCAATGTGTCCGTTATTTTTGGTGATGGCGCCGGAGCTGTGATATTGCAGTCCTCGCAGGACAAAGAACGGGGCATCTTAAGCACCCACCTGCACAGTGACGGATCGGAAGCAGAAGTATTGAGCATGCCCAACCCCGGGTTTCACTCCGGTGTACACCGTCCGGAATGGAAGCCCCCGGTGCCGGAACAAAAATATGGCGGCGTATTCATTACCCAGGACCTCCTGGATAAAGAAGATTTCTATCCGTACATGGATGGACAGGCCGTATTTAAGAAAGCCGTGATAAAACTGCCGGAAGTGATCCAGGAAGCACTGGGAGCCAACAATTATACCCCCGCAGATCTGCAGTTGATGATCCCGCACCAGGCCAATCTCCGGATCGCGCAGTTTGTACAGCAAACCCTGAAGCTCAGGGACGACCAGGTGTTCAATAATATACAGAAATACGGTAACACTACCGCAGCCTCCATTCCGCTGGCACTTTGTGAAGCCTGGGAAAACGGCAGGGTAAAAGAAAAGGATCTTGTTTGCCTGGCCGCCTTTGGCAGCGGGTTTACCTGGGGCAGCGCCTTGTTAAAATGGTAG
- the typA gene encoding translational GTPase TypA, producing MNLRNIAIIAHVDHGKTTLVDKILHATQVFRENQATGELIMDNNDLERERGITIFSKNAAVTYKDTKINVIDTPGHADFGGEVERVLKMADGVILLVDAFEGPMPQTRFVLQKALALGLKPIVVINKVDKPNCRPDEVHDAVFDLFFNLDATEEQLDFPTFYGSGKNGWFNDSLTPIDNINPLLDGILKYVPLPKVAEGPLQMQITSLDYSSFLGRIAVGKVSRGVIREGQQIALIQENGVKKTRIKELYVFEGMGKKKVTEVQAGDLCAVVGIEDFNIGDTIADAENPEALPRISVDEPTMNMLFGINNSPFYGKDGKFVTSRHLRDRLEKETEKNLALRVEESEGGEAFLVYGRGILHLGVLIETMRREGYELTVGQPQVITKDIDGKKHEPFETLVVDVPEEFASKVIDLVTRRKGEMLIMETKGEMQHLEFEIPSRGLIGLRTQMLTATTGEAVMAHRFSSYQPWKGLIPGRNNGVLISKNQAKTTGYSIDKLQDRGTFFVDPGEEVYAGQILAENIKPGDLVVNATEEKKLTNHRASGSDDATRIAPKTLMTLEECMEYIQHDECIEVTPNFIRMRKVVLDEIERNKIAKKMAAEA from the coding sequence ATGAATTTAAGGAACATAGCCATTATTGCCCACGTAGACCATGGTAAAACCACGCTGGTGGACAAGATCCTTCATGCCACACAGGTTTTTCGCGAAAACCAGGCTACAGGAGAACTGATAATGGACAATAATGATCTTGAGCGCGAGCGCGGGATCACCATTTTTAGTAAAAATGCGGCAGTTACCTACAAGGATACAAAAATCAATGTAATTGATACTCCCGGTCACGCCGATTTTGGTGGAGAGGTAGAACGTGTATTGAAAATGGCAGACGGGGTGATCCTGCTGGTGGATGCTTTTGAAGGACCAATGCCGCAGACAAGATTTGTGTTACAAAAAGCACTGGCGCTGGGTCTGAAGCCCATCGTGGTGATCAATAAAGTGGACAAGCCCAACTGCCGCCCGGATGAGGTGCATGATGCGGTATTCGACCTGTTCTTCAACCTGGATGCTACCGAAGAGCAGCTGGATTTTCCTACTTTTTATGGTTCAGGCAAAAATGGCTGGTTCAATGATTCGCTAACGCCAATCGATAATATTAACCCGCTGCTGGATGGTATCTTAAAATATGTGCCACTTCCTAAAGTGGCAGAAGGTCCGCTGCAAATGCAGATCACTTCGCTGGATTATTCCTCTTTCCTGGGCCGGATTGCCGTGGGTAAGGTAAGCCGGGGTGTGATCAGAGAAGGACAGCAGATCGCCCTGATACAGGAAAACGGGGTTAAAAAAACAAGAATAAAAGAGCTGTATGTATTTGAGGGGATGGGTAAGAAGAAAGTTACAGAAGTACAGGCCGGTGACCTCTGTGCTGTAGTGGGCATTGAAGACTTTAATATCGGTGATACCATTGCCGATGCGGAAAATCCGGAAGCGTTACCAAGGATCAGTGTGGATGAGCCTACCATGAATATGCTGTTTGGCATCAACAATTCTCCGTTCTATGGTAAGGATGGCAAATTTGTTACCAGCCGCCACCTGCGTGACCGCCTGGAAAAAGAAACCGAAAAAAACCTGGCCCTGCGCGTGGAAGAAAGTGAAGGCGGGGAAGCCTTCCTGGTATATGGCCGTGGTATCCTGCACCTGGGGGTACTGATCGAAACCATGCGCCGTGAAGGATATGAGCTGACCGTAGGTCAGCCCCAGGTAATTACCAAGGATATCGACGGAAAAAAACACGAACCCTTTGAAACACTGGTGGTGGATGTGCCGGAAGAGTTTGCCAGCAAAGTGATCGACCTGGTTACCCGCCGTAAAGGGGAAATGCTGATAATGGAAACCAAGGGCGAAATGCAGCACCTGGAATTTGAGATCCCTTCCCGTGGCCTGATCGGGCTGCGTACGCAGATGCTGACAGCTACCACCGGTGAAGCGGTGATGGCCCACCGCTTTTCGTCCTACCAACCCTGGAAAGGATTGATCCCCGGAAGAAATAACGGAGTGCTGATCTCCAAGAACCAGGCAAAAACGACCGGTTATTCTATTGATAAATTACAGGACCGGGGTACGTTCTTTGTGGATCCGGGTGAGGAAGTATATGCCGGACAGATCCTGGCGGAGAACATCAAGCCCGGCGACCTGGTGGTAAACGCAACCGAAGAGAAAAAACTGACCAACCACCGCGCCAGCGGAAGTGATGATGCTACCCGCATTGCCCCCAAAACGCTGATGACCCTGGAGGAGTGCATGGAATACATTCAACACGATGAATGTATTGAGGTGACACCTAATTTTATCCGGATGCGTAAAGTAGTGCTGGACGAAATTGAGCGGAACAAGATCGCCAAAAAAATGGCAGCAGAAGCCTAA
- a CDS encoding VanZ family protein: MKRGYIFAGAILYFLITLVLLTLPGAAFPKESFFDKIPYFDKWVHTGMFTLLVLIWNIWLMRSTTVVPVNGRLVATAVAALAYGIVMEYVQKWYIPNRSFDVFDILADGAGAALGLAASFYLLKKNRPL, translated from the coding sequence ATGAAAAGAGGTTATATATTCGCCGGCGCCATTCTTTATTTTTTGATCACCCTTGTATTGCTCACCCTGCCCGGCGCTGCCTTTCCAAAAGAAAGCTTTTTTGATAAGATCCCCTATTTCGACAAATGGGTGCACACCGGCATGTTTACATTGCTGGTGCTGATATGGAATATCTGGTTGATGCGAAGTACAACAGTTGTTCCTGTTAACGGAAGACTTGTTGCCACTGCTGTTGCCGCTTTGGCATATGGCATTGTAATGGAGTATGTACAGAAATGGTACATCCCCAACCGCTCCTTTGATGTGTTCGACATCCTTGCAGATGGTGCTGGTGCTGCGCTGGGACTGGCCGCCAGCTTCTACCTGCTGAAAAAAAATAGACCCCTGTAG
- the gcvH gene encoding glycine cleavage system protein GcvH has translation MSYPETLRYTKDHEWISLEGDIATIGITDFAQRELGDIVYVEVETIGKALKAGDVFGTVEAVKTVSDLFLPVDGEVTELNEALGNAPELVNTDPYGEGWMIKMKVSNPADVANLLDAAAYQALVG, from the coding sequence ATGAGTTACCCAGAGACCTTACGTTATACCAAAGATCATGAATGGATCAGCCTTGAGGGCGACATTGCCACCATTGGCATTACCGATTTTGCCCAGAGAGAGTTAGGCGACATCGTATATGTAGAGGTGGAAACAATTGGCAAAGCATTGAAAGCCGGTGATGTTTTCGGAACAGTGGAAGCCGTAAAGACAGTTTCCGACCTTTTCCTTCCTGTTGATGGTGAAGTTACCGAGCTGAATGAAGCGCTGGGAAATGCACCTGAACTTGTAAACACCGATCCTTATGGCGAAGGCTGGATGATCAAAATGAAGGTTTCCAATCCGGCGGATGTTGCCAACTTGCTGGATGCTGCCGCTTACCAGGCACTGGTGGGTTAA
- a CDS encoding TonB-dependent receptor domain-containing protein: MRKIFLAGLCFWSALTQAQSISGRIEGADTKPLEQASVTLLNIKDSSVQKVTAADKSGVYRFEKPDAGTYLVMASNVGYTPAYSEAIQFDGKDTTLAVMTLEKGNTQLAGVVVTAKRPMIEAKPGKMVLNVESMPSNTGLNALELLEKSPGVTVDNDGNVSLKGKPGVLILIDGKPTYMSGQTLANFLKSIQSNGVDQIEIMTSPPAKYDAAGNAGIINIKTKKGVVKGINGTANLGFNQGIYPNYFGDINFNYRGEKVNLFGGYNGGKWENKSKQFIDRNFYEEGKFDGSSDQLAHRHGFGDYHSVKLGMDYYFSKKDVAGVVVNGNFYNWNQNQELSSNLRDVSGAVKSILKSQSFNGGDGNNISTNVNYKHSFDSAGREWTVDLDQAYYKSTGNNKLITQPQTAQGENNGAATTLLGKSPSDIRIYSVKTDYVHPFKKELKLEAGLKSSFSSTDNAANYLRDEGAGWFPDDSISNHFIYKENINAAYATLTKKVKKWELSAGLRVENTIAKGHELRTDSSFKRNYTNFFPSVGAALNVNDNNQLTLNYNRRITRPDFESLNPAIFFLDSLTYGQGNPYLMPQFTNNIEMSHTFKRMLTTTLNYTKTNDVITQFLKQNTEEKRTYQTVENLSSMRQWGASVMFNKQLTKWWSLNVFANATTNHYKGIYSNGKVNDPITIDYIGFNSNMTNSFTFLKTWGAELSGWYVAKDGDGGLVIFRNMGALNAMLSKQLFNKKATIKAGVRDIFRTQVFDATSRYSDVDIYIRNERDSRRFNISFTYKFGKNNIAPVRNRRSGSSDEQNRVKSGGGS; this comes from the coding sequence ATGAGAAAGATTTTTTTGGCCGGGCTTTGTTTTTGGAGTGCTTTAACACAGGCACAGAGTATTTCAGGCAGGATTGAAGGGGCCGACACTAAACCACTGGAACAGGCATCCGTTACACTTTTAAATATAAAAGACTCCTCTGTACAGAAGGTGACTGCCGCTGATAAAAGCGGCGTTTACCGGTTTGAAAAACCAGACGCCGGGACCTACCTGGTAATGGCTTCCAATGTAGGGTATACCCCTGCTTATTCCGAAGCCATTCAGTTTGACGGCAAAGACACCACCCTGGCTGTTATGACGCTGGAAAAAGGTAACACCCAGCTGGCAGGTGTGGTAGTGACGGCCAAGCGGCCGATGATCGAGGCCAAACCCGGGAAGATGGTGCTCAATGTGGAATCCATGCCCTCCAATACGGGTTTGAACGCGCTGGAACTCCTGGAAAAATCACCTGGTGTAACCGTGGACAATGACGGCAATGTAAGTCTGAAGGGAAAGCCGGGCGTATTAATACTGATCGACGGAAAGCCGACCTATATGAGCGGACAAACACTGGCCAATTTTCTCAAAAGCATCCAGAGCAATGGTGTGGACCAGATCGAGATCATGACCAGTCCGCCCGCAAAATACGATGCAGCTGGTAATGCAGGCATCATCAATATTAAAACCAAAAAGGGAGTGGTGAAGGGGATCAACGGAACTGCCAACCTGGGCTTTAACCAGGGTATTTATCCCAACTATTTCGGAGACATCAACTTCAATTACCGCGGAGAAAAGGTCAATCTTTTTGGAGGTTATAATGGCGGAAAATGGGAGAATAAAAGTAAGCAATTTATCGACCGCAATTTTTATGAAGAGGGAAAATTCGATGGTTCTTCAGATCAGCTGGCACACCGTCATGGTTTTGGGGATTACCACAGCGTAAAGCTGGGCATGGATTACTATTTCTCAAAGAAGGACGTGGCGGGCGTGGTAGTAAATGGTAATTTCTATAACTGGAACCAAAACCAGGAACTGAGCTCCAATCTGCGGGATGTATCCGGGGCCGTGAAATCTATATTGAAATCCCAGAGCTTTAATGGCGGAGACGGCAATAATATCAGCACCAATGTCAATTACAAGCACAGTTTTGATTCGGCCGGAAGGGAATGGACAGTTGACCTCGACCAGGCATATTATAAAAGTACAGGAAACAACAAACTGATCACCCAGCCGCAAACCGCGCAGGGCGAAAATAACGGAGCCGCTACCACCTTATTGGGAAAATCGCCCTCCGATATCCGTATCTACAGTGTGAAAACCGACTATGTGCATCCGTTTAAAAAAGAGCTGAAGCTGGAGGCCGGTCTTAAAAGCAGTTTCTCGTCTACCGACAATGCCGCCAACTACCTGCGGGATGAGGGCGCCGGATGGTTTCCCGATGATTCCATCAGCAATCATTTTATCTACAAGGAAAATATTAATGCTGCCTATGCCACGCTGACAAAAAAGGTAAAAAAATGGGAGTTGAGTGCAGGGCTGCGGGTGGAGAATACCATCGCAAAGGGCCACGAACTGCGTACCGATTCTTCGTTCAAACGGAACTACACCAATTTTTTCCCATCCGTAGGGGCGGCCTTAAATGTTAACGATAACAACCAGTTAACGCTGAACTACAACAGAAGGATCACCCGGCCAGATTTTGAGTCGCTGAACCCTGCGATATTTTTCCTCGATTCATTGACCTATGGTCAGGGTAACCCTTACCTGATGCCCCAGTTTACCAATAACATCGAAATGAGCCATACCTTTAAAAGGATGCTGACCACCACCCTCAACTATACAAAGACCAATGATGTGATTACACAGTTCCTGAAGCAGAATACGGAAGAAAAAAGAACCTACCAGACGGTGGAGAACCTCAGCTCGATGCGGCAGTGGGGTGCTTCGGTAATGTTTAACAAACAGCTTACCAAATGGTGGTCCCTGAATGTATTTGCCAATGCCACCACCAATCATTACAAGGGAATATACAGTAATGGTAAAGTTAATGACCCCATTACCATCGACTATATAGGGTTTAATTCCAATATGACCAACTCCTTTACCTTCCTTAAAACCTGGGGCGCGGAATTAAGCGGCTGGTATGTGGCAAAGGATGGTGACGGAGGATTGGTGATCTTTAGAAATATGGGTGCTCTCAATGCCATGCTGTCGAAACAGCTGTTCAATAAAAAAGCTACTATTAAAGCAGGGGTGCGGGATATCTTCAGAACCCAGGTATTTGATGCCACTTCCCGCTACAGCGATGTGGATATTTACATCAGAAATGAACGTGACAGCCGCAGGTTCAATATATCCTTTACCTATAAGTTCGGCAAAAACAATATCGCCCCTGTACGAAACAGGCGGAGCGGCTCTTCCGACGAACAGAACCGGGTGAAAAGCGGAGGAGGAAGCTAG
- a CDS encoding TonB-dependent receptor has translation MKRLLTPALLLFFHAATHAQTISGAVKDDAGKPAEKATVSLLNAVDSSIVKLDAAKADGTYQFETIGNGRYLIMASNVGFNTAYSAAFDYTGADIKLNELVLEKASTQLQGVVVTAKRPLVEVKPGRMVVNVEGTINATGNDGLELLRKSPGVLVDKDDNISMAGKNGVRIYIDGKPSPLTGADLASYLRSLQSSDIESIELITNPSAKYEAAGNAGIINIRLKKNKAFGTNGTITAGANVATYANYNGGFNINHRNKKVNLFGNYNYSQGLRFNKQYILRDVSDSLFDQHMISKSYSKAHNFKAGMDYFINDKNTIGIMVNGNISDVDRREPGDMPITYKPTNTVDRILYTNTQTLRDRSNYNGNLNYRYADTSGRELNVDLDYGYFNIDGNQYVPNIYRRASDGAEVNRNIYRIITATDIDLYSFKLDYEQPFFKGKLGYGGKLNFVNTGNDFKNYDANGSSESLDYGKSNYFKYKENVNALYVNYNRAYKTFSYQLGLRAENTNSDGISTGKQWDEASQTYKDYEGKVKRNYTDFFPSASITYNKNPMNQWSISYSRRIDRPDYDDLNPFEYRLNDYLYARGNTNLRPQYTNTIGITHTYKYKLNTSLNYSHVKDMFVQLIDTIDRTKSFQTNENLANQDVFSLNVSYPFTYKTYTFFSNLTANYSLYEANFGDGKVINTKNFNVQYFMQHSLKFGKTWTAELTGLYLSPFVWAGTFRGKSMGFISTGLQKTILKGDGTIKASVDDLFKTMRFTGDMNFAGAYTYVIAKWDSRQFKLNFTYKFGNKQVKSARQRKTGLDDESKRASGGGSSTPGQ, from the coding sequence ATGAAACGACTACTAACACCGGCACTACTATTGTTCTTCCATGCGGCAACTCATGCGCAGACGATCTCAGGAGCCGTAAAAGACGACGCCGGAAAGCCAGCCGAGAAAGCCACCGTATCTTTATTAAATGCTGTGGACTCTTCTATTGTAAAACTGGATGCAGCAAAAGCCGATGGTACCTATCAGTTCGAAACAATCGGGAACGGGCGGTACCTGATAATGGCCAGCAATGTGGGTTTCAATACCGCCTATTCGGCGGCATTTGATTACACAGGAGCGGATATAAAACTGAACGAACTGGTGCTTGAAAAAGCCAGTACTCAACTACAGGGGGTAGTGGTTACTGCCAAACGTCCCCTGGTGGAAGTAAAACCCGGACGCATGGTGGTAAATGTGGAAGGAACGATCAATGCCACTGGCAACGACGGATTGGAATTGTTGCGCAAATCGCCCGGAGTGCTGGTGGATAAGGATGATAACATCAGCATGGCCGGCAAGAACGGTGTACGCATATACATTGACGGCAAACCTTCTCCCTTAACGGGTGCCGACCTGGCCAGTTACCTCCGTTCCCTGCAGTCTTCTGATATCGAATCGATAGAGCTGATCACCAACCCTTCCGCAAAATATGAGGCGGCGGGCAATGCCGGGATCATTAACATCCGGCTCAAAAAGAACAAGGCTTTTGGAACCAACGGTACCATTACGGCAGGCGCCAACGTGGCCACTTATGCCAATTATAACGGGGGCTTCAACATTAACCATCGCAACAAAAAAGTGAACCTCTTTGGAAACTACAATTACAGCCAGGGACTGCGTTTTAACAAGCAATACATCCTGCGGGATGTAAGTGATAGCCTGTTCGATCAGCACATGATCTCCAAAAGCTACTCAAAAGCGCACAACTTCAAAGCGGGCATGGACTATTTCATCAATGATAAAAATACGATCGGTATCATGGTGAACGGCAATATTTCCGATGTGGACCGCAGAGAGCCCGGTGATATGCCCATTACCTACAAGCCTACCAATACCGTAGACCGGATCCTGTACACCAATACCCAAACCCTCCGGGACCGCAGCAATTATAATGGTAACCTCAACTACCGCTATGCGGATACCTCCGGCCGGGAACTGAACGTGGACCTGGATTACGGGTATTTCAATATCGACGGGAACCAGTATGTGCCCAATATTTACAGACGCGCTTCCGACGGGGCAGAGGTGAACCGCAATATCTACCGGATCATTACGGCTACGGATATCGACCTTTATTCTTTTAAACTGGATTATGAGCAGCCGTTCTTTAAAGGAAAGCTGGGATATGGTGGTAAACTGAATTTTGTAAACACCGGCAACGATTTTAAAAACTACGATGCCAACGGATCCTCCGAGTCGCTGGATTACGGAAAGAGCAACTACTTTAAATACAAGGAAAACGTAAATGCCTTGTACGTGAATTATAACCGCGCTTACAAAACCTTCTCGTACCAGTTGGGTTTAAGAGCAGAAAATACCAATTCCGACGGTATTTCCACAGGAAAGCAATGGGATGAAGCAAGTCAGACCTATAAGGATTATGAAGGCAAGGTAAAAAGGAATTATACCGACTTCTTCCCCAGTGCGTCCATCACGTATAATAAAAATCCGATGAACCAGTGGAGTATCAGCTACAGCCGCCGGATCGACCGCCCGGATTATGATGACCTGAACCCGTTTGAATACCGGCTGAATGATTATTTGTATGCCCGCGGTAATACCAACTTAAGACCGCAGTATACCAATACCATCGGCATTACCCATACCTATAAGTATAAGCTCAATACCTCATTAAACTACAGCCATGTAAAAGACATGTTTGTACAGCTGATCGATACCATCGATAGAACAAAATCGTTCCAGACAAATGAGAACCTGGCCAACCAGGATGTATTCAGCCTGAATGTTTCCTATCCCTTCACGTATAAAACCTATACCTTCTTCTCCAATCTTACGGCCAACTACTCCTTGTACGAAGCGAATTTCGGAGACGGAAAGGTCATCAATACAAAAAATTTCAATGTGCAGTATTTTATGCAGCATTCGCTGAAGTTTGGTAAAACCTGGACAGCAGAGCTGACCGGCCTGTATCTGTCGCCCTTTGTATGGGCCGGAACATTCAGAGGAAAGTCGATGGGCTTCATCAGCACAGGACTGCAAAAGACCATCCTGAAAGGAGATGGTACCATAAAGGCCAGTGTGGATGATCTATTTAAAACCATGCGGTTTACCGGGGATATGAACTTTGCCGGAGCCTATACCTATGTGATCGCCAAGTGGGACAGCCGCCAGTTCAAGCTGAACTTTACCTATAAATTTGGTAATAAACAGGTGAAATCCGCCCGTCAGCGCAAGACCGGTCTGGACGATGAAAGCAAACGGGCCAGCGGCGGTGGCAGCTCCACCCCGGGTCAGTAA
- the tsaE gene encoding tRNA (adenosine(37)-N6)-threonylcarbamoyltransferase complex ATPase subunit type 1 TsaE: MKKIFSLNDIIPIAGWLLQQMDDKKIIAFYGQMGAGKTTLIYTICQVLQVEDVVSSPTFSIINEYRFTDEGKPASVYHMDLYRLRDEEEAVRAGVEDCLYSGHYCFVEWPEKAPELFPEGTLYVSLTVIDGDQRELEILKK, from the coding sequence ATGAAAAAGATATTTTCATTAAACGATATCATACCGATTGCCGGGTGGCTGCTGCAACAGATGGACGATAAAAAGATCATTGCTTTTTACGGACAGATGGGCGCAGGCAAAACCACGCTGATCTATACCATCTGCCAGGTATTGCAGGTGGAGGATGTGGTCAGCAGTCCTACCTTTTCCATTATCAACGAATACCGTTTTACGGATGAGGGAAAACCCGCCTCCGTATACCATATGGATCTGTACCGCCTCCGGGATGAGGAAGAGGCCGTCCGGGCCGGGGTGGAAGACTGTCTTTACAGTGGCCATTATTGTTTTGTGGAATGGCCGGAGAAGGCCCCTGAGCTTTTCCCGGAAGGTACATTGTACGTATCGCTGACCGTAATTGACGGAGACCAGCGGGAGCTGGAAATACTTAAAAAATAA
- a CDS encoding alanine dehydrogenase, translated as MSKIKTIVSTSFSYETQEETLDIRVKGGGMTIGIPKEIAFQENRVSLTPDAVAVLINNGHAVIVEHNAGEAAHFRDADYSEAGARIVYSREDVFKAPILLKSAPVVEEDLPLLQYNQIIISPLHLSTLRREVLHTMMQKKITALSFENLKDDSDSYPIVRSMSEIAGSAVMLIAAQYLGSANHGKGVLLGGITGIAPTKVVIIGAGIVGEYAARAALALGASVKLFDSNISRLKRLENTIGHRLWTSVLEPKLLAKQLKTCEVAVGALANESGRTPLVVTEEMVSGMRQGSVIIDATIDRGGCFETSEVTSHESPIFLKYGVIHYCVPNIPSGFARTASQAISNVLAPLLIEAGDEGGIERLAWHQLHLRNGIYLFKGYLTNFYLSQRFDLRYTDLNLLIASQR; from the coding sequence ATGAGTAAGATAAAAACCATAGTGAGTACCTCCTTCAGTTATGAAACGCAGGAGGAAACATTGGATATTCGTGTAAAAGGTGGGGGCATGACCATCGGTATCCCCAAGGAGATCGCCTTTCAGGAAAACCGGGTGTCTCTTACCCCGGATGCCGTAGCTGTTTTGATCAATAACGGCCATGCTGTTATCGTAGAACATAATGCAGGTGAGGCCGCACATTTCCGGGATGCGGATTACAGCGAGGCCGGAGCCAGGATCGTTTATTCGAGGGAGGATGTTTTTAAAGCGCCCATCCTTTTAAAAAGTGCACCGGTGGTGGAGGAAGACCTGCCACTGCTGCAATACAACCAGATCATTATTTCCCCGCTGCACCTTTCCACCCTCCGGCGGGAGGTGCTGCACACCATGATGCAGAAGAAGATCACCGCCCTTTCATTTGAAAACCTTAAGGACGACAGCGATTCCTATCCCATTGTCCGGAGCATGAGCGAGATCGCCGGCAGCGCTGTGATGCTGATTGCGGCCCAGTACCTGGGCTCCGCCAATCATGGCAAAGGCGTATTGCTGGGAGGCATCACCGGTATTGCCCCCACCAAGGTAGTGATCATCGGGGCCGGTATCGTGGGCGAATATGCCGCCCGGGCCGCACTGGCATTGGGGGCGTCTGTAAAGCTGTTCGACAGCAATATCTCGCGCTTAAAGCGCCTGGAAAATACCATCGGTCACCGGTTATGGACCTCCGTTCTGGAGCCGAAACTCCTGGCCAAACAGCTGAAGACCTGTGAAGTGGCGGTAGGCGCCCTGGCCAATGAATCGGGCAGAACACCCCTGGTGGTAACAGAAGAAATGGTAAGCGGCATGCGGCAGGGATCGGTGATTATTGATGCCACCATCGACCGGGGGGGCTGTTTTGAAACCTCGGAAGTAACCTCGCATGAAAGTCCTATTTTTTTGAAATACGGCGTTATCCACTATTGCGTGCCTAATATCCCTTCAGGATTTGCCCGTACCGCCTCCCAGGCCATCAGCAATGTGCTGGCACCGTTGCTGATAGAGGCCGGCGATGAAGGTGGCATTGAGCGGCTGGCATGGCACCAGCTGCACCTGCGGAACGGCATTTACCTTTTTAAGGGTTACCTCACCAATTTTTACCTCAGTCAGCGGTTTGATCTCCGGTATACGGATCTGAACCTGCTTATTGCGAGCCAGCGATGA